The genomic segment GGCCGCTTTCACACAATCTGCCGTTTGATACCATGACATTCTCCAATCCAGTTATCAAAGCATCGCTAAGGATGTTGTAGGAGTAACCGTGATCTAAAAGCAACTGTAGAGAGTTACCCGATTGACTCGAAGAGATAACAGCAAGGTCGATTTTGGGAGTTCCTCTCTGAAGAATAGACTGTACCCTTGCCATGTAGTTCCCTAAAAGGGGCATGTCTTCCCAGTATATTTGCCTATAGTGGTAGGTATCCGCAAAAAATCTGGGATTCTCGGCAAAAGGACCAAATAGCATGCTAAAAGCTAGCCATCCTGGCCAATCTGCTTGGTAGCCATTCCAGGTCTTGTTGTAAGGGCTACCGTGCAAAATTGCTCGATTGACGCCGTGGGAATAGTTCTGGTTCAATTCTGCTATGATATCTGCCCAGTTTACCCTTAGGTTGTCCCATCCCGTGATAGCTTCCATGGACAGAAACTCCTTGTTAGCCACGTTTACGCTACCGAAGAGTCGACGTAGCCCATCTCCCTTTGTTCCATTATCACCTTCTGGAATATCAACAACAGTGGCCGAGAAAGACTCGTCAACCCCTTCAAGCCCATATGCCTGTGCGCGGTAAGTATAGGAAAACGTCGAGGCCCATTTCTTGAGAGGTTCCAGATGTTGAGTGTTATAAAGATGGCCCAAAAGCTGTTCGTAGTCTTCCTTTATCCTATCGGCTAATTCCTTTCTGTCAAAAGAGGAGGGTCCAAGCGCCACAACCAAGGGCATTTGTTGTTTGAAGGGGTAATCATCTCTCAGCTCCTCGAGTAAGTCATGCGACCACAGCGAACTCGAGGTGGAGACCTCTATAGAATCTTCAAAAATGGAACCCTTGTTTTCCTTAAGTAACTCTCGGAGTTCCCCATCTAATACATTCTTCTCCCAGGTGTAGATGATTGCTTGCGCTCCGCTTTCGTCGAAGTAGTCGACGCAGTAAGTACGACCATACATTAAAACCGAACCGGGTCCAGACTGTACTTGCCCAGTACCACGACGGTATACGCTGACTAAAATCCAATCACCAGGTTTAATGTCGTCGCCCTTGCTCGGTGTATAGCCGCTCAGTAAAGCGGCATACTTAGAGAGATCAACCTGATAGTAGTATTGCACATCGGCCATTCTTGCCCGATTACCTTTTGAATCCATCTTTCCGTTAAAACTGCCAGAAAGATCTGCATCCGGAGCAGGTTCTTCTCCAAAGAGTTTTACTACGTCATCGTAGGTAGTACCGGAATCACCGTAGTACTTTTGTAGCGCTTCCTTGTCTGGAACTCCTGCAGCGTGACCGTAAATCTGTACGACGTCAGTTAACGGGATAATAGAATCGAAGTCAAGAACGTATTCAAATTTTTGTTTCTTTGCGGGCATGAAGGGTAGGAAGGGTTGAGGTTCCTCTTCGACAATTTCTTTCTTTCCCATGACTTTTACGAGAGCAGCGGAGACGAGTTTATCAACAAAAATGAAGGGTGCGTTCTTTCCATCGAACAACTTCTTCTCTGGTAGCGGAAGGACATAAGAAGTATTCTGCAAATCTTCCGGAGTTACTTTGACATAAGAGTATGAAAGTTCCTGAGAAGCGGCATCATCATTTGGATCAATGCAACTGACAATTGCCGGCCAGTGAGCAGTGATTGTAATGTCTACCCTGAATCCGCCTTCTACTTTTTTGGCTGCCCTTAATACTTTCTTAAGCAATTCCCTCCAGGCCTCTGTACCCCACCCGACAATCCTTACTTCTTCGTTGGTAAGTTCGCTCCCATCTGCAAGCATAGCAACCTCTACGCCACCGAAACCAGCCCTTGCAAGTTCCAGAATCTGCTTCTCAATTGTGTCATATTCATCTAAACCGGCACCAGCATCGGGAAACCACATGCGAACCATAGGACGTTCGTCGCGACTCGGGTTTAGAAATCCTTCCAAAACGTTCCCTTTGGCTCTGGCAAGCAAAGGAGTACTTATCCCGATACTTACAAAAAACAACACCCCAGCTAACAGCACAAAGAGATGCTTCCTCATCGCTACTCCTCCTTTTCCTTAATCCCTGCCTGCCACCTGCAGGTGGCAGGCAGGGATTAAATCTCCTACAAAGTTTGTCTACTTACATCACGCGGAGTCCAGAAAATATAATCCCCTGAACCGACTTCATACACTGCGTAACCTTCCTGATACCTCACAAGCTTGGCCCCGCCTCTCTCACTAACAGAAGCTCCTTTTTCAACAGGTACCCAGATTTCGGCAGTAGCACTTACCGGAATATGGACTTTTAACTGCAAAATCGCGCCATTGATTTTCCACTCAGAACTCACCCTGCCAAGAGGTGTAGTAATGTATGCTGATACGTAGTTTAGATCCCCGATTAAATGAGGTTTAACCACGATCTTTCGATAGGCTGGAGCGGCCGGTCTAATACCGGCTACATACTCGTAGAGCCAATCATCAATCACGCCGCGAAATGCGTGATTGTGGGAACGCGAAGAATCTATTACAGACTGAGAAAGGAACCAACGCCATGCCTCCCACATAGTATCAACTATTATTGTCTCAGAGCCGGTATCCAACCCATGAAGGCTCTGGAACCACCAGCCCCAGCCAGGATAAGTAGGAGTGGTAGCCGCTTTATACGCCAACTCAGCATAGCCACCTTCGGTTAGCATTGGAAGGATGAATTTAACTCCCACTGCGCCTACGGATACGTGTCCATCCCAAGTCCTGTCTACATCATAAGCCAACCTGTCGAAGACCTTTTGTCTTTCTCCTTCTGGAACTACTCCAAAAGCGAGTGCCACTGCATTAACAGCCTGTGAGTAGGAACCAGAGCCTATGGAGCGATCATAGTATGCCCCACTGTCCGGATCGTAAAATTTGGCATTGTATGCTTCGCGCACTTTTTTGGCGAATTCTTCAAATTTCCGCGAGTCGTCCACTTTGCCCAATACCCGAGCGATCTCTGCTAACTTGGAAGCAGCATCGTAAATGAAGAGAGTACCAAGCAACTTGTTGTCTTGCGCTCGGGGGAAAATTGCATTTTCGGGACGATTCGGTGCTCCCTCAGCAGCCTCATGGTCGCCATAGGTAAACCCCTCGTAGATGTAGTCCGTGGATTCAACGAGCTTCATGTAATATTCCATCCAGCGCTTCATGCCATCGTAGTGCTCACGGAGAGTCCGCACATTACCACGCCTCCAGTAAAGAGCCCAATTAACCCCAATGTAACTATAGGTCCATACGGGCTCTTCCTGTGGTTCCCTCGGATCTGGCAAAGCAACTGGAAGCAACCCGTTTTCTGCCTGATAATCTCGGTGATCGCACATCCATTTTTCCCAGAAGTTCTCGCTGTCAAAATTGAGAAGTGCATTGTCGCAATAGATATGGCCATCTCCGGTCCAGCCAGCTTTCTCATACATTGGTGTGTCAGTGGGAAACCAATGGAGGTTACTGAGCACAGAAGCCTGCATTGCTCTATGATAACGGTTGAAAAGCTCGTTAGAACAACTAAAGTCGCCAGTTGCAGGCACATCGGCATGTACTGTTTTACCCACAACACGGAGAATCTCTACACCCTCAGGAGCATCAATTTGCACATAGCGATAGCCACAATAGCTATAGCTAGGAGTAAAACTCTCTTCCCCCTCGCCACGCAAAACATAGGTGTAGGACTGGATTTCTGGTCTTGGAAATCCTGGAATTGTTGGACCGAGATGAACAGTACCGTCGTCATTTAGCTTCTCGCCATACTTAATGCGAATTTCTGCACCGCGGGGACCCTTCACAGTAATAGTTGCCCACCCAGCCCTGGTAGTTTGAAAGTCGTAAATGATGCTCCCACCAGGTAACTTTTTCACCACTGGGGTGGGCAACTCCCCAGTAACCCTGATTGGCGGAGAAGTCTGAGCCTTAAGGCGACCTTTTGGAGCCTCCACAATTGCCACATTGCTCCATTCAGAATCGTCGAAACCTGGTGCATTCCAGCCTGGTTGTTCAAGACGCGCGTCGTAGACCTCACCTTCTGTTACTGAACTTTTCAGGGTGGGACCGTCAGCCACTTTCCAGGTTTCATCGCTCACGATCGAGTCCTGAGTGCCATCGACATAGGTGACATCGAGTTGTAGCTTGAGTCTCCGTTGACCAGGAAACCTTGCATTCCCTAAGCTGACACCAATAACATTAGCTTCCCCCGGACGCAATAGCTTCGTTACATCATGGGTAACATACATAACTGTTTTATCGGGGTTCGTATATGCAGGATCAAGCTCTCTGTCTCCTATTCGCAGGCCATTAACGAAGAGTTTGTATATTCCAGTAACCGCAATGTAGATCCGTGCAGAAGCTATCTCTTTGTTTCCAAGCGAGAACTCTTTGCGCAATAATATCTCAGGTTCTCGATCATCACCACGGGAGATCCACTTTCCCTGAAACTCGTCTGGATCAAGGAAAGCTGTTTCAAACCAGCTAATTTCACTCCACTCCGACGGTTTACCATCCTCGTTCCAAACACGTACTGCCCAGTAGTAACGTTTTCGCGATTGTAATGGCTTTCCACCGTACTCTGCCCAAGGATCGGTCGACTCAACGCGTCCACTTGACCAGATATCGCCTGACAGGGACTCAGCAGAAGAAACCCTTATTTCATAAGCTACTTGTCGGGCGCCATTGTAATTTGCCTCAACAACCCAACGAAAGCGCGGAATCGGAGTGTCAATACCCAAAGGATTAACCAGGTTCTCTACGGTCAACCCGCTAACGGCAAGAATCTTATCTGCAGCTAGAACCGGTACTAGCCCCAGCAGAGGCAATACCACAACCATTATTAGGACTAAGGTCCTCTCCCTCACGCCCTATTCCCTCCTTTGAGCTTGGTATCGCCTAATTCCCTACTAAAATCACCAAATCCCACAGATACCCCCATCAAGAAGCAGACACAAGTTTTAAAATCCTCCTAATCACCCCCTATTTAGACCACACTTCAGTTGTACCCTTACCATCTTGTATTCTAAGTTTACTAAGTTTACCAAGTTGATTCGTACATTGTCAACATATATTCCGTAATTATCATAGCTTTATTAGGCAATTTTTCAATCTTATTCGCGAATTTTCTTCGGCAAATGGGATAATTTGCTCCGAGGCTACATCTGGACATTAATGCAGGAGCGCTAAAAAATCGGGGAAAAGCAAGGAGTAGAGGAATGCATAGGGGACAAGATGAAAGCCTGGGTCTCTGGGGATAGAGAGTGCTTTCTTTGGCTTGCGAAGCTCAAACCCCTCACTCCCGCAACACACTCCAAAGTCGTTGCCCGGGTTCGCCCCCTTTTCCTCTGCCTTGAAAAAGAGAACTACGCGTACACGAAGTTCCAGGGGATTGTTGTTGCCGGCTGCACCATGTGCTCCTTTTTCCTTCGGAAAGACCCCTGGACCGAAATCCTGCGCAGAATCGAGGAAGTTCGCCCAGACTTTGCCCTTTCGGTAGCCCGAAACCTCACCAAGGGATTTTTGAAGGAAGAGAAAGAGGAGACGCTTCCCAAAGAATGTGGGCTTTGTGGAGAGCCGACAAGCGGTGACATCTGCACGGTGTGCAGGATCAAGGCGCGGGTTTCTCCGGGCGCGGCTATGAACCCTGTCACTCTGAGGAGCGAAAACCCTGGAAAATGAGGAACCTCCCTAAGGAATAGGCTACCCGCTCCACAAGGACTTCTGCGCGTTCTATAGCTTCCCTTTCGGTCATGGGCCCATCGAGGATAGAGAAAACACCAGCAATTCCTTCAGGAAGTTCCGGGAGTTCACCCCAGAGGATTTTCCCCGCAAGAACCACAAGGGGCTTGCGGTGCTTCCGACAGATTTCCGCTACTCCAGCGACGACTTTCCCGAAGAACGTCTGCCGGTCAACCCTACCCTCCCCAGTCACGATAAGGTCCGCTCCGGCAATCGCCTTTTCAAGTCCTGTGAGCTCTGCGATGAGCCGAACCCCCGGGACAATTCGTGCCCCGAGGAAGGCAAAGAGTCCAGCCGCAATTCCTCCTGCAGCCCCGCCTCCAGGGAGCTCGTCAACCCGTACCCCAAGGTGGCGCTCTATGACCCTTGCCAGGTGGCGCAAACCTTCGTCAAGGTAGGCAACATCTTCTGGTCCTGCACCTTTCTGCGGTCCATAGACGTACGCAGCCCCCAAGGGACCATAGAGAGGATTGGTGACATCAGTGGCTATGAGAATCTCGGTGCCCTCAGGGGGACGGAGGAATCCACTCGTATCGAGGGATGCAATTTTCGGCAGATTTTCTCCGATACCTTCGAGTTCCTTCCCCTCGTGGTCCAAAAACTTAACTCCTAAGGCAGCAAGAGCCCCCATTCCTCCATCGCAAGTCGCGCTTCCCCCAACGCCAAGGACAATTCTCCGGTATCCCTTCTCCAAGGCAAAGCGGAGCATCTCTCCCACACCGTACGTCGTGGTCAGGCGGGGGTTACGCTTTTCGGGAGGGACAAGGGGAAGGCCTGCAGCTTGCGCAAGCTCAAGCACACAGGTCCCATCGGGAAGAAGGCCAACCTGAACCCGCACTCTTTCCCAGAGAGGACCCGTCACCTCAAGGGGAATTACCTCTCCTCCTGCGGCAAGGACAACCGCTGCAACAGTTCCCTCACCCCCATCGGCCATGGGCTTTGTAAAAATCTCAAAAGCGGGATTTGCTCGGAGAAGTCCCCGTTTGATTGCTTCACTCACCTTTGGGCTCTCAAGGCTACCCTTAAAGGAATCGGGACAAATGACGATGCGCTTCAACTCTTGAGCACCTCAGGGTTCACGAGGTTTGGGGGAACCTCTCCCTGGAGAGCCCGCACCAGGTTCTCCGCAGCCATAACGGCCATTCTCGTCCGGGTAGCGTACGAAGCAGAGCCAATGTGCGGAGCAAGAACCACGTTGTCGAGCTCTAAGAGTTCTGGCTCCACTTTTGGTTCGTTCTCAAAGACATCAAGAGCTGCCCCTCGAATCCACCCCTCCTTGAGCGCCCGCACAAGAGCCTTCTCGTCCACTATGGGCCCTCGGGCAGTGTTGATGAGGTAGGCCTCTCTTTTCATCATCTGGAGTTCTTTCTCCCCAATGAGGTGGTACGTATCTCTGGTCAAGGGGACATGAATGCTCACAAAATCCGCTTCCTGCAAGAGCTCAGGAAGAGACCGGAACTCTGCCTTGAGTTCCCTCTCAACGTGGAAAGGAGCTCGTACAAGGTCATAGTAGAGGACTCGCATGTTGAAACCCTGGGCTCTTCTTGCCACCGCCTGACCAATACGGCCAAAGCCTACAATGCCAAGAGTTGCCCCATACACATCGGTTCCAAGAAAAAGCATCGGCTCCCATCCTCGGAACTTCCCCGCCCGAACGAATTTATCCGCTTCCACGATACGCCGGGCAATGCTCATCAAGAGAGCCCAGGCAAGATCGGCAGTAGTCTCGGTGAGAACCCCAGGAGTATTCGTGACCATAATGCCCCGGCGGGTGGCCTCCTCAACGTCGATATTGTTGTACCCAACGGCATAGTTGGCGATGACCTTGAGATTTGGTCCTGCCGCCTCCATAACCTCACGGTCAATGGTGTCAGTAAGGAGGCAGAGAATCCCATCTCGACCTCGAACCTTCTCAAGGAGAATTTCTTTGGGGAGCACGCCGTCGAAGTCGCTCACCTCCATCTCACAGTATTCCGCAACGATCCTGAGGCCTTCTTCGGGAATCCTCCGGGTGACGAATACGTTCGGCCTTCTCATTCTCCCAACCTCCCTAAGGAGCATACTCGATTCCAGGCGGCAAGAAAAGTCCTTTTGGCATTGGCTACCACCAAGCGAGGGTCTTCCCCAGGGAGAGGCTTCACCTCAAAAGAGATAACCGGGCGTTCGGTTGTCCCTTTCCTCTCAAAGTACCCGATGCGGAAGAGAACTCGCAGGAAATCGGCCACCTCGTCAACATCGTTGCATCCACCTTCAATCCCGAAGCGAGGATGGAGATCCCCGTAAGCAGGATGCCCCTTTTCGAGGACTGCATTCCCAATATGGACGTGGTTCACAAAAGGTGCAAGAAGCGTCAAGGTATAGGAAGCATTCTCAAAAAGAAGGGGTATGTGGGATAGGTCCACGGTAAGCCCAAAGTTTTGGTGCTCTACCCGGACACGGGAGGCAACCTCAAAGGCAAAAGGTGCGGGACCAACGAGAGCCTCCTTATCAACGGCGTAATCGAAGACCTCAAGATTCACCCCCAAGAGGTACCCTGCGTCTTTAGCCCGATTTTCGGCGTACCGGCAGAGGTCAATAAGGGATTCCACAAGGAGTTTTTTGGCTTCTTCCTCTTTGCCCTTCTCTGGACGTTTCCCCGAAAGGAAACTTATGGCCTTTGCACCGCAAGAGTACGCCTTGTCGATAGCCTCTTTGAGCCTTCTGATAGCCCTTTCTCGTTCACTTTTTGAGAAATCGTTAAGGTTGAGCTTTTGCGAGAGCACAAGGGGTTGCGCCCCGAGGAGGAGCTCCACCCGTGCGACCTTGCAGAGCTTCCCTATTTCCTCCAAGAGTTCCAAGTCAAGGAGAGCACTCACCTCAATCGCCTGGAAGAATTCATCCGTAAGAACTTCAGTAACGGTCTGCAACACTGCATCACGCGAGCTTGCCTGCGGATAGGCCATGAAGTGCACAAGTCCCATATGGAAAGTATTGTGCCAAGGGTACAAGCCCCTCACCTCCTTCTCGGAATTCTTCCACAATTCCTGCCCCATCGTCAACGGCAAGGCTCAAGAAGCCCGGATTCAGAACGCTCCACCCCGGCCCCCACCGGACCCGCCACCAAAGCCCCCGGCACCTCCGCCGAAGCCCCCGCCACCGAATCCCCTTCCTTTCCCTCCAGAGCTTGCCTGGGCAACCGTCGCGGCTGCCACATAGGAAAGGCGGGTAAAACTCTGTCCGGGGAGAAATACAGCCGGACCGTAGAAGTAAGGATGCCGGCTTTCTCTTTCCCAAACCTCGTGGGGAATGAGGCGACGAAGGTGCTCGAGAACTGTCCTTCCAAGACCCAATGCCGTGGCGTAAATGAGATACTTCTCCCAGAGGATAACCGCCTGAGGTGGGCGTTCGGCGATGAGGGAGTACTCCTCAAGGAAGCGGGCAAAGCTCATCCAACGGAGATAGAAGAGACGTCCCTCCTTTGTCCAGCGCCCGAAAAGGTCCTGCCGGGCCAAAAGTACCGAAACCCCGATGAAAAAGGTTGCTCCCGAGAGCACGGTAAAAAGGGGCAAGAAGTGAACCGTGGTGGGTAAAGAGCCAAGGCTCACCACAGGTAAAGATCCAAGAATCATGAAAAAGGCGAAGAGTTTTGCAAGCACATTTCCCGTCATTTTCAGATACTTCCGACGGAGGAGTTCCCTACCAACTTCCTTCCGGTACGTCGAGAAAGCGACGTTGAAACTTCGGGCTTCAGCAAGGGATCGCTCAAGCTTCTCTTGCAAATTCCCAAAGCGGAATTCTCCGTTTTCGGCAAAGCGGACAAGGAGATCGAAGAATGCCCTTTCAGTTTCAGGAAGGTCTTTTGGAGCCTCTTCCACCTTGAGAATGATAGCTTGGCCATCTTCTGCGAAATCTACAAGGTCGAGGTGGTAGAGGTGGAGAAGAACAGCGGCAATGCCATCCTCGTCCACGGTTCCCCCGAGGCTTTTCACGATGGCATTGACCACATCTGGAGGGTCATCGGTGGGAGGCTCCTCTTCGTACTCTCGGAGGTAGGGTACCTTCGGCTCTCGACCAAAGAAAAGGTATACGAGGATAAGGAGGAGAACGAAAAAACCGAAGAGCCCAAAGGAAAAGCCTAAGGCCCTTCTAACGGCAGAATGGTACTTCGCCTCTTCCCTCTCGATGTCCTCAAGGGTCAGAAGGGGGTTGAAAGCAGCATAGGGGAGTTCCGGAATTGGCTGGGCCACGAAACGGACCTCAGCGATAGCCCTTGGAGGGAGATGGCTTGCTGAAACGGTGTAGTGATTTCCTTCTCTCTCAACCCGGAGACGGGGGTGGGTGAAAACCTCAGTAACACGTACTTCTTCGGGAAATTCGAAGATTCCTCGCACGTTGGAAGCCCAGGAATTCCACTCTCCCCAGAATTGGCGGAAAACTTGAGCGATGGAAGGACCGTTCTCGAAAACGTACCTTGCCCGGTACCACACGTTGAGGGTGACTCTCGGGGTGTTCCTTGGGTCAAGACGCAGTGCACTTCCAAAAGGAACGAGCCAAACCCGGGCGGAGAAACCCCGGTCTGTCCTTTCAAGCCATTCGATGTACTCTGGGGTTATTTCCTCCACCGAAAGACGGACATCCTCAATTTCCACGTACCGAGAAGGGGGAATCTCCCGGAATACACCCCGGAAAGGCTTTCGCATTCGATAGACAATCCGCTCGTGGACCTCAAACTCCCCAGAGGGGAGCATCCACTGGGTGATTGTGGCTTCCTCAATGGTGTACAGAGAGGAAAAGTATGCTGAGAGGTAAGGGTTGCGGAGCTGGAAAAGGAAAAAGAGGAGGGCAAAACCTGCAAATCTGATGACCTTGAGTACCGCTGCCCGGCGGCGCACCTCACCCTCCTACAGCATGTCCGCCCCGACGATGAGCTTCACGATTTCATCTGGTGTCGTTTCGGACTTTTTCTTGTCCCCGACCTTCCGACCTCCTCTGAGCACCACGATGCGATCGGCTACGTTGAACACGTGACGCATGTTGTGGCTTATGACGATAACGGAACACCCTTTTTCCTTAAGCCGCAGGATGAGATCGAGCACGCGACGGGACTCCTTGACCCCCAAGGCAGCTGTCGGCTCGTCCATGATGATGATTTTTCCACCCCACGGCATGACACGGCCAATGGCCAAGGCTTGCCTCTGCCCCCCAGAAAGGTACCGCACAGGGGTTCGCAAGTGCGGTAACTCGATGCCAAGTTCCTCCAGAGTACGTACCGTGTCTTCAACCATTTTCTTTCGGTCAACGAAAATACCCAACCTCCCCTTAACGGGTTCACGTCCTAAGAAAAAGTTTGCCGGCACATCCCGGGTCTCAATGAGCGCAAGTTCCTGGTACACGATTTCGATTCCCAAGGACTGAGCATCCCGAGGGCTGTGGATTTCCACAGGCTGCCCAAAGAAGAAAATTTGCCCCTTCGTCGGTCGGTGAACCCCAGCAATGATCTTGACCAAAGTCGACTTCCCGGCTCCATTGTCACCCACAAGGGCCACAATCTCTTGAGGGTACACATCGAAATCCACGTCCTCCAGAGCATGAACGCCCCCGAAGTACTTGCTCACTCCTCGGAGACTCAGAATAGGTGCTTCCACCATCCCACCCCCAAGAGTCACACTTTGCGCTTGCGGTACATATCAATCATTACCGCACCGATAATTACGGCTCCAATGGCGGCAGGCTGCCAGTAGGCAGGAAAGCCCATAAGAACCAGGGCATTTCGCAAAATCTGCATAATGGCCGCGCCGATGAGGGCTCCCCAGACACTTCCCTCACCACCAGTTAAGCTGATACCTCCAATCACTGCTGCAGCAATGATATCGAGCTCATACCCCTGCGCTGCCGTAGGCGCCGCAACCCCAAGTCGAGCCGTCATAAGAAGGCCTCCAATACCGGCGAAAAGACCCGAAAGGGTAAAGGCAATATTCTTCACCCTACCAGTATTGATGCCTGCAAGCGATGCTGCGTACTCGTTACCCCCGACTGCGTAGATATGGTACCCGAGTTTTGTCTTCTCAAGGAGCACCGCACAGAGCACAGCAAGGGCAATCATCACCACAGCCGGAAGAGGTACTCGCCAGAGATCGGCCTGCCCCAGAACCATGAAAGACCGAGGAAGATTCCGAATAGGCCAGCCCTGGGTCATGCCATAGCAAAAACCTCGAATAATGCTCATCGTTCCCAGAGTGGCAATAAAAGGAGGGAGCTTGGTCTTGCTCACCATAAGGCCATTTAAAAAGCCAATCCCCAAGGTCACAAAAAGTCCCGCAAGAACCGAAAGCGTCACATTGTGCCCCGCCACAAGAAGCATGGCAGTAATAATACCCGCGAAGGCCATGTTCGACCCAGCGGAGAGATCAATGCCTCCCCCAATGATGACAATCGACTGGCCAAAGGAGGCTATGGCAATCCAGGAGAAGGCTCGCAGGACGTTGAAGATGTTATTCGCAGTGAGAAAAGTACTCGTCAGGAGACTCAGAAGGACAACCATGCCCCCAAGGATGGTCAAAAGGGCGGCAAGCTGGTTCCGGGCAAAGCGGAGTACAAAACC from the Candidatus Caldatribacterium sp. genome contains:
- a CDS encoding family 78 glycoside hydrolase catalytic domain, whose translation is MRERTLVLIMVVVLPLLGLVPVLAADKILAVSGLTVENLVNPLGIDTPIPRFRWVVEANYNGARQVAYEIRVSSAESLSGDIWSSGRVESTDPWAEYGGKPLQSRKRYYWAVRVWNEDGKPSEWSEISWFETAFLDPDEFQGKWISRGDDREPEILLRKEFSLGNKEIASARIYIAVTGIYKLFVNGLRIGDRELDPAYTNPDKTVMYVTHDVTKLLRPGEANVIGVSLGNARFPGQRRLKLQLDVTYVDGTQDSIVSDETWKVADGPTLKSSVTEGEVYDARLEQPGWNAPGFDDSEWSNVAIVEAPKGRLKAQTSPPIRVTGELPTPVVKKLPGGSIIYDFQTTRAGWATITVKGPRGAEIRIKYGEKLNDDGTVHLGPTIPGFPRPEIQSYTYVLRGEGEESFTPSYSYCGYRYVQIDAPEGVEILRVVGKTVHADVPATGDFSCSNELFNRYHRAMQASVLSNLHWFPTDTPMYEKAGWTGDGHIYCDNALLNFDSENFWEKWMCDHRDYQAENGLLPVALPDPREPQEEPVWTYSYIGVNWALYWRRGNVRTLREHYDGMKRWMEYYMKLVESTDYIYEGFTYGDHEAAEGAPNRPENAIFPRAQDNKLLGTLFIYDAASKLAEIARVLGKVDDSRKFEEFAKKVREAYNAKFYDPDSGAYYDRSIGSGSYSQAVNAVALAFGVVPEGERQKVFDRLAYDVDRTWDGHVSVGAVGVKFILPMLTEGGYAELAYKAATTPTYPGWGWWFQSLHGLDTGSETIIVDTMWEAWRWFLSQSVIDSSRSHNHAFRGVIDDWLYEYVAGIRPAAPAYRKIVVKPHLIGDLNYVSAYITTPLGRVSSEWKINGAILQLKVHIPVSATAEIWVPVEKGASVSERGGAKLVRYQEGYAVYEVGSGDYIFWTPRDVSRQTL
- a CDS encoding glycerate kinase; translated protein: MKRIVICPDSFKGSLESPKVSEAIKRGLLRANPAFEIFTKPMADGGEGTVAAVVLAAGGEVIPLEVTGPLWERVRVQVGLLPDGTCVLELAQAAGLPLVPPEKRNPRLTTTYGVGEMLRFALEKGYRRIVLGVGGSATCDGGMGALAALGVKFLDHEGKELEGIGENLPKIASLDTSGFLRPPEGTEILIATDVTNPLYGPLGAAYVYGPQKGAGPEDVAYLDEGLRHLARVIERHLGVRVDELPGGGAAGGIAAGLFAFLGARIVPGVRLIAELTGLEKAIAGADLIVTGEGRVDRQTFFGKVVAGVAEICRKHRKPLVVLAGKILWGELPELPEGIAGVFSILDGPMTEREAIERAEVLVERVAYSLGRFLIFQGFRSSE
- a CDS encoding D-glycerate dehydrogenase, producing MRRPNVFVTRRIPEEGLRIVAEYCEMEVSDFDGVLPKEILLEKVRGRDGILCLLTDTIDREVMEAAGPNLKVIANYAVGYNNIDVEEATRRGIMVTNTPGVLTETTADLAWALLMSIARRIVEADKFVRAGKFRGWEPMLFLGTDVYGATLGIVGFGRIGQAVARRAQGFNMRVLYYDLVRAPFHVERELKAEFRSLPELLQEADFVSIHVPLTRDTYHLIGEKELQMMKREAYLINTARGPIVDEKALVRALKEGWIRGAALDVFENEPKVEPELLELDNVVLAPHIGSASYATRTRMAVMAAENLVRALQGEVPPNLVNPEVLKS
- a CDS encoding TIM barrel protein, whose protein sequence is MYPWHNTFHMGLVHFMAYPQASSRDAVLQTVTEVLTDEFFQAIEVSALLDLELLEEIGKLCKVARVELLLGAQPLVLSQKLNLNDFSKSERERAIRRLKEAIDKAYSCGAKAISFLSGKRPEKGKEEEAKKLLVESLIDLCRYAENRAKDAGYLLGVNLEVFDYAVDKEALVGPAPFAFEVASRVRVEHQNFGLTVDLSHIPLLFENASYTLTLLAPFVNHVHIGNAVLEKGHPAYGDLHPRFGIEGGCNDVDEVADFLRVLFRIGYFERKGTTERPVISFEVKPLPGEDPRLVVANAKRTFLAAWNRVCSLGRLGE
- a CDS encoding DUF2207 domain-containing protein, with translation MRRRAAVLKVIRFAGFALLFFLFQLRNPYLSAYFSSLYTIEEATITQWMLPSGEFEVHERIVYRMRKPFRGVFREIPPSRYVEIEDVRLSVEEITPEYIEWLERTDRGFSARVWLVPFGSALRLDPRNTPRVTLNVWYRARYVFENGPSIAQVFRQFWGEWNSWASNVRGIFEFPEEVRVTEVFTHPRLRVEREGNHYTVSASHLPPRAIAEVRFVAQPIPELPYAAFNPLLTLEDIEREEAKYHSAVRRALGFSFGLFGFFVLLLILVYLFFGREPKVPYLREYEEEPPTDDPPDVVNAIVKSLGGTVDEDGIAAVLLHLYHLDLVDFAEDGQAIILKVEEAPKDLPETERAFFDLLVRFAENGEFRFGNLQEKLERSLAEARSFNVAFSTYRKEVGRELLRRKYLKMTGNVLAKLFAFFMILGSLPVVSLGSLPTTVHFLPLFTVLSGATFFIGVSVLLARQDLFGRWTKEGRLFYLRWMSFARFLEEYSLIAERPPQAVILWEKYLIYATALGLGRTVLEHLRRLIPHEVWERESRHPYFYGPAVFLPGQSFTRLSYVAAATVAQASSGGKGRGFGGGGFGGGAGGFGGGSGGGRGGAF
- a CDS encoding sugar ABC transporter ATP-binding protein gives rise to the protein MVEAPILSLRGVSKYFGGVHALEDVDFDVYPQEIVALVGDNGAGKSTLVKIIAGVHRPTKGQIFFFGQPVEIHSPRDAQSLGIEIVYQELALIETRDVPANFFLGREPVKGRLGIFVDRKKMVEDTVRTLEELGIELPHLRTPVRYLSGGQRQALAIGRVMPWGGKIIIMDEPTAALGVKESRRVLDLILRLKEKGCSVIVISHNMRHVFNVADRIVVLRGGRKVGDKKKSETTPDEIVKLIVGADML
- a CDS encoding ABC transporter permease codes for the protein MEARGREESARYVEPGFVLRFARNQLAALLTILGGMVVLLSLLTSTFLTANNIFNVLRAFSWIAIASFGQSIVIIGGGIDLSAGSNMAFAGIITAMLLVAGHNVTLSVLAGLFVTLGIGFLNGLMVSKTKLPPFIATLGTMSIIRGFCYGMTQGWPIRNLPRSFMVLGQADLWRVPLPAVVMIALAVLCAVLLEKTKLGYHIYAVGGNEYAASLAGINTGRVKNIAFTLSGLFAGIGGLLMTARLGVAAPTAAQGYELDIIAAAVIGGISLTGGEGSVWGALIGAAIMQILRNALVLMGFPAYWQPAAIGAVIIGAVMIDMYRKRKV